In Schistocerca serialis cubense isolate TAMUIC-IGC-003099 unplaced genomic scaffold, iqSchSeri2.2 HiC_scaffold_1351, whole genome shotgun sequence, one genomic interval encodes:
- the LOC126440144 gene encoding uncharacterized protein LOC126440144, whose amino-acid sequence MLNVREKILVDDSVSRLQYHKYKPFGQPAFAQNDSISIVIQNENTYLLPSESLLYIEGRLVNAEGKGKATDIELTKNCALHLFSDIQYRLNNQIIDHVRNPGIATLMKGYASFTPGDANALQNAGWGARGELKELVDDDDGRFNFCIPLKMILGFAEDYKKIILNARHELILIRSRQDINCIVSDKADTKSKIVLEKVHWEMPHVQVSEKQQISLWNILKNDITLTLPFRHWDLVESIAPEINSWTWQIKFNTALETARYVILAFQSNRNLITADSSVFDKINISNLKVYLNSSKFPEENFAVDFDTKNTAQAFEMYANFQSLYYGDSSVRRGNPLMNRTEFQNCPIFFIDCSHQDETLKSSVVDMKIEIETKEAFAKNTIAYCLVIHDSVIEMTPSTNQVTKRTRI is encoded by the coding sequence atgttgaatgtaaGAGAAAAAATTCTCGTCGATGACTCGGTTAGTCGCCTGCAGTATCATAAGTATAAACCTTTTGGTCAACCGGCTTTTGCTCAGAACGATTCCATATcaattgttatacaaaatgaaaacactTACCTGCTTCCTTCCGAGAGTCTGCTGTATATAGAAGGACGACTTGTCAATGCAGAGGGAAAGGGAAAAGCTACTGATATTGAGTTAacaaaaaactgtgcacttcatctGTTTTCGGATATTCAGTACCGTCTCAATAACCAAATTATCGATCATGTACGTAATCCAGGAATTGCAACATTAATGAAAGGATATGCTTCTTTTACACCAGGTGACGCAAATGCATTACAAAATGCCGGATGGGGGGCAAGAGGCGAATTGAAAGAGTTAGTCGACGATGATGATGGTCGTTTTAATTTTTGCATTCCGCTTAAAATGATCTTAGGCTTTGCAGAGGATTACAAAAAGATTATTTTAAATGCTCGCCATGAACTGATACTGATTCGTAGCAGGCAAGATATTAACTGTATTGTCTCAGATAAAGCAGATACTAAATCAAAAATTGTGTTGGAAAAAGTTCACTGGGAAATGCCGCATGTTCAGGTGTCTGAAAAGCAACAAATATCACTGTGGAATATCTTAAAAAATGATATCACTTTGACTCTACCTTTTCGTCACTGGGATTTGGTTGAAAGCATTGCGCCAGAAATTAACTCATGGACATGGCAAATTAAATTTAATACAGCTCTTGAAACAGCAAGGTATGTAATATTGGCTTTTCAGTCAAACAGAAATTTGATTACTGCTGACTCTAGTGTATTCGACAAAATAAACATATCAAACTTGAAGGTGTATTTAAATTCTTCTAAATTCCCAGAGGAgaattttgctgttgattttgacACGAAGAATACTGCACAGGCGTTTGAAATGTATGCCAATTTTCAATCGCTGTATTATGGAGATAGCAGTGTAAGAAGAGGGAACCCGCTCATGAACCGTACTGAATTTCAGAACTGTCCTATATTTTTCATCGATTGTTCTCATcaagacgaaacactgaaatcttcGGTCGTTGACATGAAGATTGAAATAGAAACAAAAGAAGCATTTGCTAAAAATACAATAGCTTACTGCCTGGTCATTCATGATTCAGTGATTGAAATGACTCCATCAACCAATCAAGTCACAAAGCGTACGCGGATATAG